In one Acipenser ruthenus chromosome 10, fAciRut3.2 maternal haplotype, whole genome shotgun sequence genomic region, the following are encoded:
- the LOC117405933 gene encoding uncharacterized protein LOC117405933, which translates to MDGEGSVVEDENPFKSPEKKRRFTSFQSSWKSSFDWIAESRRGPQHVTCKICGCDFTISHGGRHDIQRHASSEKHRQNSKHVLYVRSTQGHDEQNSCATKVTAAETAFVSMIAEHNLSFTCGEHILKFIKKHCADPEVVKKISCGGTKAACIARDVMGPKYQNDVVAMCRKLPFCVYLDKNMDWGEEKLLVILVGFFDVDLEKNVIRFLDMPRCVSETSQTVFDCLMETMRKFNVPAGNLVAFSSENDALMTGSEDSVLSRLKSLSPGIVNLGGVCHLAEICSNVGVEALSAPLAELVSDIHSYFSSSAHKQHRLKTLGVLVDLELLKTIKRVPVRWLHLSKVIKHVSDLWPTLLPYFINCESRASKVELISERLQNQELRLVFLYLQFALQPLCQFHSKLQNTDSRVVTLHEDVNRIIQLYAGRLLKPEAAAKFITERDLSLLDDVDSMLQNEEIRLGSEVREYLRVHASSISSADTEKKIYKKAALFCTAVLKKMLQSSAEHYSLLKNAGVFLNPESKLKLSGKLAVDLASQVGMCLTEEEEYQLLDEFSVYQLSDTIDVKTESNPHVNDTNACVVKYWGTVLKQMCGSEGELPIFKKLMLVLLCLPHSHAEPQRAFSIVQKVKAEVRHCLTLKALIGLLSIKMNEDRECFEVQYPREILEAAKKATSVYNKEHKSLK; encoded by the coding sequence ATGGACGGCGAGGGTTCGGTGGTAGAGGATGAAAATCCATTTAAGAGCCCGGAGAAGAAAAGGAGATTCACCTCCTTCCAGAGCAGCTGGAAGTCATCCTTCGATTGGATCGCAGAGAGCAGGCGTGGGCCCCAGCATGTGACCTGCAAGATCTGCGGCTGTGATTTCACCATCAGCCACGGAGGACGGCACGACATACAGCGGCACGCCTCCTCCGAGAAGCACCGGCAGAACAGTAAACACGTCTTATACGTTAGGTCCACGCAGGGCCATGACGAGCAAAATAGCTGTGCTACAAAGGTCACTGCAGCGGAGACTGCGTTCGTCTCCATGATCGCCGAACACAACTTGTCTTTTACCTGCGGGGAGCACATCCTCAAGTTCATTAAAAAGCACTGCGCAGATCCGGAAGTGGTGAAGAAAATCAGTTGTGGGGGCACCAAGGCCGCCTGCATAGCCAGGGATGTAATGGGACCAAAGTATCAAAACGACGTCGTGGCCATGTGCAGAAAGCTGCCGTTCTGCGTCTACCTGGACAAGAACATGGACTGGGGCGAGGAGAAGCTGCTGGTGATCCTCGTGGGGTTTTTTGACGTAGACCTTGAGAAGAACGTCATCCGCTTTCTGGACATGCCCAGGTGCGTTTCAGAGACCAGCCAGACCGTGTTTGACTGCTTGATGGAAACGATGAGGAAGTTCAACGTGCCTGCTGGAAATCTGGTAGCCTTCTCGTCGGAAAATGACGCTTTGATGACAGGTTCCGAGGACTCTGTGCTGTCAAGACTGAAGTCGTTAAGCCCAGGCATTGTGAACCTAGGAGGGGTCTGTCACCTGGCAGAGATTTGCAGCAACGTTGGGGTCGAGGCTTTGTCTGCACCATTAGCTGAACTTGTTTCTGACATTCACAGTTATTTTTCTTCCAGCGCACACAAGCAACACAGGCTAAAGACCCTTGGTGTTCTTGTTGATCTGGAGTTGCTTAAAACAATAAAGCGCGTTCCTGTTCGATGGCTGCACCTGAGCAAAGTGATTAAACATGTGTCAGACTTGTGGCCCACTCTCCTGCCCTATTTTATAAACTGTGAGTCTCGGGCCTCCAAAGTGGAACTGATCAGCGAGCGACTGCAGAACCAGGAGCTCCGATTGGTGTTTCTGTACCTCCAGTTTGCTTTGCAGCCCCTCTGTCAATTCCACAGCAAACTGCAGAACACAGACAGCCGGGTTGTGACTCTGCACGAAGATGTAAACCGAATCATCCAGCTGTATGCCGGGAGGCTCCTGAAGCCTGAAGCGGCCGCTAAGTTTATTACGGAAAGAGATCTTTCCCTGTTGGATGACGTGGACAGCATGCTGCAGAACGAGGAGATACGTCTTGGGTCTGAAGTCAGAGAGTACCTGAGAGTTCATGCTAGTAGCATCTCCAGCGCGGACACCGAGAAGAAAATCTACAAAAAAGCAGCTCTCTTCTGCACAGCCGTGTTGAAAAAGATGTTGCAGAGTTCCGCAGAGCACTATTCTCTGCTGAAGAATGCAGGAGTGTTTTTGAACCCTGAATCGAAACTGAAGCTGTCTGGAAAACTGGCAGTGGACCTGGCATCTCAGGTGGGAATGTGCCTGACTGAAGAGGAAGAATATCAGCTGCTGGATGAGTTCTCGGTGTACCAGCTTTCAGATACTATAGACGTGAAAACGGAAAGCAATCCTCATGTAAATGACACCAATGCATGTGTTGTCAAGTACTGGGGCACTGTTCTTAAACAGATGTGCGGAAGCGAAGGAGAGCTGCCCATCTTCAAGAAGCTGATGCTGGTCTTGCTGTGTCTGCCTCACTCGCATGCCGAACCCCAGCGTGCTTTCAGCATCGTCCAAAAAGTGAAAGCAGAAGTGCGCCACTGTCTCACCCTTAAAGCTTTGATTGGACTTTTATCCATAAAAATGAATGAAGATAGAGAATGCTTTGAGGTCCAGTATCCTAGAGAGATCCTGGAAGCTGCAAAGAAGGCAACTTCTGTGTACAATAAAGAACATAAATCTCTGAAGTAG
- the LOC117405975 gene encoding metalloendopeptidase OMA1, mitochondrial-like: MRRKKCKIHEVGYFVLRLRQVQQQLTVQLIFWACVDVRAGPVFWQQMMVTETLTGEPSVPEWLSIHPSHENRAEQLDRLITQALKLRDSCNCPALPAEDPRSVFLQRVKLLLPQVPVEEKEAFIDTAFTPRRDTRHKHTRCPNHSTCRGRPDSVT, translated from the exons ATGAGacgaaaaaaatgtaaaatacatgaaGTTGGGTATTTTGTACTCCGTCTCAGGCAAGTACAACAACAACTAACGGTACAGTTGATATTTTGG GCTTGTGTTGACGTCAGGGCCGGGCCTGTGTTCTGGCAGCAGATGATGGTCACAGAGACGCTGACAGGGGAGCCCAGTGTGCCAGAGTGGCTTTCAATTCACCCGTCTCATGAGAACCGTGCAGAGCAGCTGGACCGGCTAATAACCCAG GCTCTGAAACTCCGGGACAGCTGTAATTGCCCTGCTCTGCCTGCGGAAGACCCCCGTTCTGTGTTCCTGCAGCGCGTCAAGCTCCTGTTGCCACAGGTCCCAGTGGAAGAGAAGGAGGCATTTATCGATACAGCATTTACACCACGGCGAGACACGAGACACAAGCACACTCGGTGTCCGAACCACAGTACCTGTCGTGGTCGTCCTGACTCAGTCacttag